In Zingiber officinale cultivar Zhangliang chromosome 1A, Zo_v1.1, whole genome shotgun sequence, a genomic segment contains:
- the LOC122006445 gene encoding transcription termination factor MTEF1, chloroplastic-like translates to MVVFVGAHGQQMDDIEANVGRVANSSSTTAVVLTLTVILTDHADVFSLYYPCNRIHQSSSRILPRISLVNLCHQRTIKVGFFPNSSQLFLHSTTTNHHAAPLTLQRQRQRRRRQVCSKPTAHQTTLPLRIAFPDTQPSPLPPPSSTFHLKKKILSLEVLGVDAGRALALNPAFRAASLDSVHAIISFLLSKGLHHKDLPRILGMCPSVLTASVPADLAPVFDFLSRDLGVAPADHRRVVNKCPRLLASSVPHQLRTALLYLRRLGFRDLAWLAHHEPVLLVSSVDRTLMPKLDFLVGLGLSQEDTAAMVLRCPGLFTFSIEKNFKPKFEYLDKEMGRRVEELKEFPQYFAFSLERRIKPRHEELCRRGMHTMPLPAMLKSTDEEFRELMEKNTQL, encoded by the coding sequence ATGGTGGTGTTTGTGGGGGCACATGGCCAGCAGATGGACGACATCGAGGCCAACGTCGGCCGTGTTGCCAACTCCTCCTCCACCACCGCCGTCGTGTTAACTCTCACCGTAATCTTGACAGATCACGCCGACGTTTTTTCTTTGTATTATCCATGCAATCGAATCCACCAATCATCTTCCAGAATTCTGCCACGTATTAGCCTAGTCAACCTTTGCCATCAACGAACGATAAAGGTTGGATTTTTCCCCAATTCCTCTCAGCTGTTCCTCCATTCCACCACTACCAATCATCATGCCGCTCCACTCACTCTGCAGCGGCAgcggcagcggcggcggcggcaagtTTGCAGCAAACCCACGGCCCATCAAACCACCCTCCCTCTTCGCATCGCCTTCCCCGACACCCAACCAAGTCCACTTCCCCCTCCCTCCTCGaccttccacctcaagaagaagaTCCTGAGCCTCGAGGTGCTGGGCGTCGACGCCGGCCGCGCCCTCGCCCTCAACCCGGCCTTTCGTGCCGCCTCTCTTGACTCTGTCCACGCGATCATCTCCTTCCTCCTCTCCAAGGGCCTGCACCACAAGGACCTCCCCCGCATCCTCGGCATGTGCCCCTCCGTTCTCACCGCCTCCGTTCCCGCCGATCTCGCCCCCGTATTCGACTTCCTCTCCCGCGACCTCGGCGTCGCCCCCGCCGACCACCGCCGCGTCGTCAACAAGTGCCCCCGACTCCTGGCCTCCAGCGTCCCCCACCAGCTCCGCACTGCTCTGCTCTACCTCCGTCGTCTAGGGTTCCGCGACCTCGCCTGGCTCGCCCACCACGAGCCCGTCCTCCTCGTCTCCAGCGTCGACCGCACGCTCATGCCCAAGCTGGACTTCCTCGTCGGCCTCGGGCTGAGCCAGGAAGACACAGCGGCGATGGTGCTGCGCTGCCCCGGGTTGTTCACCTTCAGCATCGAGAAGAACTTCAAGCCCAAGTTCGAGTACTTGGACAAGGAGATGGGGCGGCGGGTGGAGGAGCTGAAGGAGTTCCCCCAGTACTTCGCGTTCAGCTTGGAGAGGAGGATCAAGCCGCGGCACGAGGAGCTGTGCCGGAGGGGGATGCATACGATGCCATTGCCAGCGATGCTGAAGAGCACTGACGAGGAGTTCAGGGAGCTGATGGAGAAGAACACGCAGCTTTAA